In Turicibacter sanguinis, a genomic segment contains:
- the speD gene encoding adenosylmethionine decarboxylase yields the protein MHKVETLGRHILVEYYNCDKEVLKNPMYIEKSMNEAAIEAKATIVESVFHHFNPWGVSGAVIVAESHLTIHTWPEYGFASADFFTCGDIDPWKSFEYLEDLLKAEFSESIEIPRGLTSKIQKHSKEDLGLITHKPVEQAG from the coding sequence ATGCATAAAGTTGAAACATTAGGTCGCCATATTTTAGTTGAATACTATAATTGCGATAAAGAAGTATTAAAGAATCCAATGTATATTGAAAAATCAATGAATGAGGCAGCCATTGAAGCAAAAGCAACGATTGTTGAATCGGTTTTCCATCATTTTAATCCATGGGGCGTAAGTGGTGCTGTTATCGTAGCAGAATCTCATTTAACGATTCATACTTGGCCGGAGTATGGATTTGCTTCAGCGGATTTCTTTACATGTGGCGATATTGATCCATGGAAGAGTTTTGAATATTTAGAAGACTTATTAAAAGCAGAATTTAGTGAATCAATTGAAATTCCAAGAGGATTAACCTCTAAAATTCAGAAACATAGTAAAGAAGATTTAGGATTAATTACACATAAACCAGTCGAACAAGCTGGATAG
- a CDS encoding aminotransferase class I/II-fold pyridoxal phosphate-dependent enzyme, with protein sequence MLQLSAKELRENRELAFQKTHHQKLPLLNALKQYGEKDIAAFDVPGHKRGVGVKVLRDYFGTELMKLDVNSLPLLDNVSNPKGVIAASQALLADAYQSDAAFFMTNGTTSAIHCMLMSVLKPGDKVLLPRNIHKSALNGLILCGAIPVYLPTEFRSKEGISANVDPQEIKKALMSDEEIKAVFLLNPTYYGFVTDLKTIITISHERNVLVLVDEAHGAHFPFHEGLPPSAMELGADISCVSLHKTGGALTQASAMLVNSSRVDVMKVQQVINMLQSTSASYLLMGSLDGARQNLVLHGNKRLSHVINLSHYAREQLNQIPGIQTIQPQDSKRPFDVTKLGIHVAGLGMTGFEVYDLLWKEFSIQLEMADLNNVLAIISLGDSKRNIERLIEAFRLLSKRYTKAKTSHLIPTRQIEPEVKLSPRDAYFSEKELVLLEESSGKISGESILAYPPGVPIIAPGELITNEVIRTLKQLIKSGAFLTDQTDKNLDHILVIK encoded by the coding sequence GTGTTGCAACTAAGTGCAAAAGAATTGAGAGAGAACAGAGAATTGGCATTTCAAAAAACTCATCATCAAAAGTTGCCACTGCTTAACGCTCTTAAACAATATGGTGAGAAAGATATTGCTGCTTTTGATGTACCAGGACACAAGCGAGGCGTTGGGGTGAAAGTACTAAGAGACTATTTTGGAACGGAGCTGATGAAATTAGATGTCAATTCATTGCCACTTCTAGACAATGTCTCTAACCCAAAGGGGGTCATTGCCGCATCACAAGCTCTACTTGCTGATGCCTATCAATCAGATGCTGCTTTTTTTATGACAAATGGGACAACGTCTGCGATTCATTGCATGTTAATGTCTGTTTTAAAACCAGGTGATAAAGTCTTATTACCACGTAATATTCATAAGTCTGCACTTAACGGATTGATTTTGTGTGGTGCGATTCCTGTTTATTTACCGACTGAGTTTAGAAGTAAAGAAGGAATTTCAGCCAATGTGGATCCACAGGAGATAAAAAAAGCATTAATGAGCGATGAAGAAATTAAAGCCGTCTTTTTGCTCAATCCAACGTATTATGGATTTGTGACGGACTTGAAGACCATTATTACGATCAGTCATGAGCGAAATGTTTTAGTGTTAGTCGATGAAGCGCATGGTGCGCATTTTCCGTTTCACGAGGGATTGCCTCCATCAGCGATGGAGCTTGGGGCAGATATTTCCTGTGTCAGTCTCCATAAAACAGGTGGGGCACTCACACAGGCATCAGCCATGCTTGTCAATTCGAGTCGAGTGGATGTCATGAAAGTTCAACAAGTCATTAATATGCTCCAGTCCACATCCGCATCATACTTACTTATGGGAAGCTTAGATGGAGCGAGACAAAATTTAGTCTTACATGGCAACAAACGATTAAGTCATGTCATTAACTTAAGTCATTATGCGAGAGAACAACTCAATCAAATTCCAGGAATTCAAACCATTCAACCTCAGGATTCTAAACGTCCATTTGATGTGACCAAACTTGGAATCCATGTTGCCGGACTTGGGATGACTGGTTTTGAAGTATACGATTTGTTGTGGAAGGAATTTTCCATCCAACTTGAAATGGCGGATTTAAATAACGTCTTAGCTATTATTAGTTTAGGGGATTCTAAGCGAAATATTGAGCGTTTAATTGAAGCTTTTCGTTTGTTATCTAAACGTTATACGAAGGCTAAAACAAGTCATTTAATTCCTACTCGACAAATTGAACCAGAAGTTAAACTCTCACCTCGTGATGCTTATTTTAGCGAGAAAGAGTTAGTTCTTCTTGAAGAATCATCAGGGAAAATTTCGGGAGAATCTATTTTAGCCTATCCCCCAGGGGTTCCAATTATTGCACCAGGTGAACTAATTACAAATGAAGTCATTCGAACCTTAAAACAGTTAATTAAAAGTGGTGCTTTTTTAACGGATCAAACGGATAAAAATTTAGATCACATTTTAGTCATTAAATAA
- a CDS encoding coiled-coil domain-containing protein — protein sequence MADAVLSVRIDEELKQKFLVLAQENGINNKELMEVMVSQFELAQIRDGSTQFNQDLEELQRITKRMNDIYINMFERTQVRELEIKNKESILRHKQEEEIAALNEKLEIIEQKDKELQGLKDKLKKMSQDFGVLKEEQENIRELNQLLKDKNSQLEKVFADSQAKIEAANQVLEESVKLKALVQDQEALIKRQEFQLQKEIEEQQNLKVKMEEEKRIAIQTLQQEFEFERRNHQLALSEMQLEMKKQAAIELEEVNEKARKQIEELSKEKQDLVEVLKQKNASLD from the coding sequence TGCAGTATTAAGTGTGCGAATTGATGAGGAATTAAAGCAGAAGTTTCTCGTTTTAGCGCAAGAAAATGGGATTAATAACAAAGAATTAATGGAAGTCATGGTGTCACAGTTTGAGTTAGCGCAAATTAGAGATGGATCCACTCAGTTTAATCAAGACTTAGAAGAATTACAACGAATTACAAAACGTATGAATGATATTTATATTAATATGTTTGAGCGAACTCAAGTGCGTGAATTAGAGATTAAAAATAAGGAATCAATCTTAAGACATAAACAAGAGGAAGAAATTGCGGCTCTAAACGAAAAATTGGAGATTATAGAGCAAAAAGATAAAGAATTACAGGGTTTAAAGGATAAACTCAAGAAGATGTCTCAGGATTTTGGTGTCTTAAAAGAGGAGCAAGAGAATATTCGTGAGTTAAATCAGTTATTAAAAGATAAAAATAGTCAGTTAGAGAAAGTATTTGCTGATTCGCAAGCTAAAATAGAAGCGGCAAATCAGGTGCTTGAGGAGTCGGTGAAGTTAAAGGCGTTGGTTCAGGATCAAGAAGCGTTAATTAAACGCCAAGAATTCCAGTTACAAAAAGAGATAGAAGAACAACAAAATTTGAAAGTGAAGATGGAAGAAGAGAAAAGAATAGCAATCCAAACGCTTCAACAGGAGTTTGAATTCGAGAGACGAAATCATCAGTTAGCCTTGAGTGAAATGCAATTGGAAATGAAGAAGCAGGCTGCTATAGAACTTGAAGAAGTGAATGAAAAGGCACGAAAGCAAATTGAAGAGTTATCAAAAGAAAAACAGGATTTAGTAGAAGTTTTAAAACAAAAAAATGCCAGCCTAGACTAG